From Thermodesulfobacteriota bacterium, the proteins below share one genomic window:
- a CDS encoding HEAT repeat domain-containing protein, with protein MKALLHALRSEDKLHILNGLEGLARRLPDLGDSDFEEAVQAVIGLFYVDPADHPEMVPVLEQAEGILADQGTRAFPAIFRSLQESDLKVHFHLAAALGRMGYGALEPLLEAYRQAKEPYLRIFALFALGKIRDARVIEALPVLFAALEDPNPEVRDTAARALGKVVEVTPPGSVPGRARAEMFVRLLARASDRFAGVRSKAIRSLGKMARFGLLQEEQRALLSRLLSRALGEGDAENWDLAYIVRAEAEKARKYLG; from the coding sequence ATGAAGGCGCTGCTCCACGCCCTGCGCAGCGAGGACAAGCTGCACATCCTCAACGGTCTGGAGGGTCTGGCCCGCAGACTGCCGGACTTGGGGGACTCGGACTTCGAGGAGGCCGTGCAGGCCGTGATCGGCCTGTTCTACGTCGACCCGGCGGACCACCCCGAGATGGTCCCCGTGCTGGAGCAGGCGGAGGGGATTCTGGCGGACCAGGGCACCCGAGCCTTCCCGGCCATCTTCCGGTCGCTGCAGGAGAGCGACCTCAAGGTCCACTTCCACCTGGCGGCGGCCCTGGGCCGGATGGGCTACGGGGCGCTGGAACCCCTGCTCGAGGCCTACCGGCAGGCCAAGGAGCCCTACCTGCGCATCTTTGCCCTCTTTGCCCTGGGAAAGATCCGGGACGCCCGCGTCATCGAGGCCCTGCCGGTCCTCTTCGCGGCCCTGGAGGATCCCAACCCCGAGGTGCGCGACACGGCGGCCCGGGCGCTGGGCAAGGTGGTGGAGGTGACCCCGCCGGGCTCGGTGCCGGGCCGCGCCCGGGCGGAGATGTTCGTCCGGCTGCTGGCCCGCGCGTCGGACCGGTTCGCCGGGGTGCGCAGCAAGGCCATCCGCAGCCTGGGCAAGATGGCCCGCTTCGGGCTGCTCCAGGAGGAGCAGCGCGCCCTCCTGTCTCGCCTGCTCTCCCGCGCCCTCGGGGAAGGCGACGCGGAGAACTGGGACCTGGCCTACATCGTGCGGGCCGAGGCGGAGAAGGCCCGAAAGTACCTTGGGTAG